GAAAGCATAACATATTTCAGAGTACTTTCTGTTTGGACAATCCCTTACCTGTTTACAGCCACCGGCATTATGATATATTCAACCTACAAGGAAAAACGTCCTCGCTTAAAAATCCAGAAAAAATTCACCCTTACATTAGTTATTCCTGCCGTTATATCATCCAGCTTGAATTATTTACTATTAAGATCATTCGGCATTCTGCATGCATGGAAATTTAATTATCCGGTGTTGATGGTTTTATTTGGCTTTTTTCTCTACTTCGGGGTCAAGTATGGAGTAATGGGTATTAAGCTTACATTTTACAAACAACATTTGGAAAGTTCTATAAAAAGTATATCATCAGGTATAGAGATGTTAAATCATTCACTAAAGAACGAGGTTCTAAAAATCGCCATGTCATCATCCAATATAAAATCTTCTACCAACGGAAAAAATCCTGATATTGAAGATATAAACCAAAATCTGGAGGTTATAGACAGCTCAGTCTCCTATCTGAAAGGCATGATAAAACGCATTCAGAGTTTTTCCAAGGAGATAACTCTGGAAGAGAGTATAAATAATATGTCATTAATTTTAGAAGATGCTTTGAACAATTCCAGTAACAACATTAATGCAAAAGAAATCACTATAATTAAAAATTACCGATATGAAGTAGTTTTGAAATGCGATAGGTTCCATATTGTTGAAATCTTATCCAACATAATAAACAACGCCTGTGAGGCTATGGCAAGTGCGGGAGAAATTGTGCTAACCATAGAAAAAAGCAAAAATGCATTCAACATTATCATCAGCGATAACGGTACTGGTATTGACAGTGACACGATGTCCCATATATTTGAACCTTATTTTACGACCAAAGACAAGCACCTTAACTTTGGATTGGGTTTATCTTATTGTTATCTTGTTATGAGCAAGCACAACGGAAGCCTGGATATTATTAGCGGAGAAGGAGAAGGGACAACTGTAATCTTGTCCCTTCCTTCATATAGAATTCTAGAAATTAAAGACCAAAATACCACAAAGACTCGAAAGTCATCCTGTTTTTAAGCCGCCTGTTTTTACTTTTTTAACTGCATCCTTATATGTTTTCACCTTCATCTTGGATAATATACTTCTTATCTGAGTTTTTACAGTGTTACGTGATTTATACAGGGTTTCTTGTATCTGAGAATAGGAGTAGCCCTTCTCAAGGTATGAAAACACTTCCTTCTCCGAATTGGTCAGATCTTTTAACTGTTCATCTCTCTTGTACTTTTTATATTCATCGAGAACTATTTCACAGTATTTCTGTAACAGCATAAATCCCATCACATTTGTTTCCGTTTAGATTTATGTCCATAAGCAGTACATCAATATCCAAACTTTTTGCAAGGCTTGCAGCTTCAGATTTAGCTGTCCCCACAACAATTATATCTTCATGCTTTTTCAAAAAACTAACCATTGCATTAATCCAACTATGGTCATCTTCAACAATTGCTACTCGAATTTTGCTCATACACATGCCCCCTTAAATTATGTAAAAAGTAATTTATATTTAACTATAAAATTTATACATTGTTCGCTTAGTATAGTTTTTTAGGGGGGTGTAAATTGCACTTTAGAATGAATTTTCTAACAATTACAATTAAAGTTTTCCCCTGTGACATAAAGATTATTAAAACACAATTATTCTTGCTATAGCACTGGCAACCTCCGCACCTAGAGAAACTCTATCTACATCAGCCTTCCGAAATCACTTGTGAAGGTCAATGCAAAATAAGCAAGCAGTATAACAGACACAAATGTTAGAACAAAATCCCAAATTCGCTTTTTTGATATACATGCAAATATTATAAACATCGGGAACACACACATAAGATATCTGGTACCGCTTATAAGCCACGTTGGTGAAAGTGCTGCAGTTATGTATACCAGCATATATAAAGAATATGATGTTCTTATCCTCTTTATACCGTAGACCAAAAGAATAGAAACCAATATGATGGAGAATGCTTGCGGAACCCATATAGAGATCCTGTCGGCTGCCCCCCATGTGCTTACTCCCGGTATAGCATTTATAAAAGTAGTTTTTATATTCTCATAAAACATTCCAAAGGATTGGCTCCAATATTCCTTCTGATACTTGAGAAAAGTAAACCAGTCCCCGGAAATTAATTTATTGAGCAGCAGATATAAAGAAAATCCAGCTGGTATAAACATTATATTTAGCCCCTTCAATAGCTTCATAACCAACTTGCCGTCTTTCCTGTTCCTATATGCATCTGCAAAGTATAATAAAAATTCTGCAAATACCGGTATAAGCAGAAATATTCCAAAGTTTCTTGATACTGCTGCAAACATGCCACAAATACCGGTCAGGAACCATTTATGCCGCCTTAAATAGTATACCGTCATAATAGAAAGAGTAAAAAATACACTTTCACTGAAGGTTATGGATAAAAAGAAGGTTATTGGATAAATGAGCACATATTTTACAGCCCTGAAAGCAACGTCTTCTTCGTAATCAATTTTCACAAGTTTATATAGATAGGTACATCCCAAGAAAAGACTTATATTTGAAACTATTACACCTGACCAGAAGTAACTCTTTACAAAAAAGTATACTCCTTTTATCAAAACAGGATATAGCGGATAAAATACAAGATGATATCGTTTATCACTTTCCAAATCATTGGTATACCAATTCTCAGCAATATACATATAATGCCCGCTGTCCCACTTGTTCCAAAGCATCTCCATGCTTGACCAAAAACCGATGGATTGATCCTTTGTAATCATCCACCCCATAAAAGCCAGCAGGAATAAAATTAACCTTGTTGAAATAACCATTAGCAAGATTACACCAATGTCTTTAATGTATTTTGTTTGGCTTAACTGGTCTATAAAACTCCCTACACCGCTTTTTAATTTATTCACAAAGGCAAGTCTTTCGAGCAAACCTATTCTTTCAATATTTTTTATAAAACCCATAGACTCCAAAAGCTGAATGATATATGACTTCAGTAGCAAAGTAAAACTTGCTAGAAATACCAATAAAAAGCATAGCTTAATATAATTGTGGTCTACAAATGGATTACTGAAAAGATCATTAAGAAAATTCATAACGTTACCCCTTAACCTGTAATTTGAGCAAATAAATAGTATAACTTTAATATACAATTTATTTAATCATCAATCAAGGGACATTATCCGATGTTTTCCCCATCTACTAATTTACATTCTACTTTAGTTGTTAATAATATTGAGCTCTATTGCTTTACGTATGGCATGAACCCTGCTTGTTACATTCAATTTCTTATAAATATGGCTCAGATGATACTCAACACTCCTCTGTGCAAGATTTAACTCATCGGCAATCTCTTTGTTTGTTTTTCCTTTGGATGCTAAAAACAATACATCTACCTCTTGCTGCGTCAAACTCTCAACCCTTGTATCGTCGACATATTGCTGATTATTTGCACTTACTACCTGAAGATTTTTTACCAACTCAAGGGGCAGAACTACCATCTTCTCCAAGGCCATTTTAATAGCTGCGATAAAATGCTTATCGCTGCAAGCTTTGTCAATTACCCCACTAACGCCGGTTTTTATAAGAATATTAAAATTTGAAGCAATATCTTCACCTGAATAGATTAAGATAACCGCATCAGGGTGAATTTCCAGAGTTCTTTTGGTCAGCATCAATCCATCCATGTCCGGCATTTTTAAATCATAAATACAGACATCAAAGCTTTGCCTTGAAAGAATATCCAGAGCATCTATACCTGTATAACAAGTGGTAACTTCCATTTCGTTTTCCTCAAGCAGCAGCTTTGTCCCGGATAAAATCGATTTGTGATCATCAACAAGTAAAACCGTAATCATTATATATCCTCATCTTTTAAAATTTTTAATATGCTAATCAATTTTAATATATAGTTTAGCACATGTTCTTTTTAAAATCACCGCAAATTATTTTGCGGGATACCGCAATCGGAATGGTTATTTTTTTGCGGAAAATAGCATTGTTATTGCGGTGACTAATCTTGCAATATATGATATATTTTTATTAAAAAGATAAAGGTTGAGCAAATCTATGGCGATAATATTAATATTGGTTATCATTGATTTACTAATCAAAACCATAGTATATTTTAACTTTATGGATACACATATAAAGTTTTTCGGAGGATGGATGGGAATTGTTCCGACTATAAATCGGGAACAGTCCTCAATGCTTTACTCCGAAACGAGCATTGGAATAGAAACAACTACCGTGCTGATAAATATACTTATATTGACTGCCCTGTTCTTTATTTATTATCGATTTGTAAAGACAGGATATATGAATTTACATATTAAGGTTATTATTGCCATGTTTATATCGGGTAGTATTTGCTTGCTCATCGATAAGGTAGTATTAGGAGGAAGTCTGGATTATGTATTTATAAAAAATTGGGTTTTTGATTTAAATGACATGTATCTTTATGCTTCACTTTTTTATATGATAATCTACCTTTTAAAGTCTGGTAATTTCCCTAAAAAGGGAAATATTCGCATGCATAAAAAACTACCTTGGAATCAATAAAATATTTATTCAATAATTTAAAGGAGATGTAGAGAAAATGAAAAAGATAGGGAAACTAAGATTAGTATTATTATCACTGGCTATGGTTATTTCAATGCAAATCAATACTTTTTCAGCCGAGCAGGTTCAGCCTGAGGCTAAAACTTTAGAACAGCCAAGTGCATGGGCTGCTGAAGGAGTTAGGTGGTCCTCCGTTTATGGCCTTGTAGATAAGGAACTCTTGTCAAAGTACCAGGCAAATATAACCAGGCTGGAGCTATATGACGTAGGTGTAAATTTATATGAGAAAATAACAGGTAAAACAGTAAAGCCTGTACAAAAAAGTCCATATACAGATGCAAGCAGTATTGAGGTATTGAAGGCTTGCTCAATCAAAATATTGGGGGGAAAAGGCAAACTTGAACCTAAAAAAGCTGCAACAAGAATGGATGTAGCTACTGTTATATATAAGACCATAAAAGCTGCTCAACCAAGCTTCAATTTCAAAACAGACATTAAGCTTAACCATAAGGATGCCGCCAAAATATCCTCTACTTTATTGGACATGATAAAATATGTTTATTCTAAGGATATACTAAAAGGCAAAACAAATAACATGCTGGGACTTAATTCACCATGTACCAGACAGGAGCTTATGGTAGTCGCAAGCAGAGCATATGAGTTTTCCATATATGAATCAGGCAAAGCCTCAAAAGGTGCTTTCTGGAAAGTAAGTGATGCAGACAGCACTGTTTATTTGTTAGGTTCAATCCATATAGCAGATTCATCAACATATCCATTTTCCAAAGATATATTGAATGCATTCCAAACTTCTGACATACTGGTTCTTGAAGCAGATATGACAAAGTCAACCCAGAATGAAGAAATTCAGTATATGCAGCAAAAGATGGTATATCAGGACGATAACACACTTGATAAAAATATACCCGAAGAATTATATACCCGATTTGTTGAAATGCTTAAGCCTCACGGCATACCTGAAGCAATAGTTAAAAAATACAAGCCATGGTCTGCTGCCTTACTTGTACAGAACTTAACGCTTGCTCAATCCAACATGGATGCATCACTTGGAATAGATTTGTTCTTTACATCAAAAGCAACAAATAACAAAGAAATCATTGAGATAGAGGGAATAAAATTCCAGGCGGATCTCCTTGATTCTTTCTCTAATGAACTCCAGATTAAATTCTTAAGCGGGGTACTTGGTACAGAACAGGAAACCAAAGAGCAGGTTGAATCGGTGAAAGGTATGTTGAGGGCGTGGAAAGAGGGCAATATGTCAGACTTGGAAAAGTTTTTTGAGTCAGGAAATGACAGTTCGAAAGAAATAAAAGAATTTAATGAAAAGCTATTCACTTCTAGAAATAATAATATGACCAAAAAAGTAAAGGAATACCTTGCTGATCCCTCCAAAAAAACATATTTTGTAGTTGTAGGTGCAGGGCATATGATTGGTGAAACCGGAATCGCTACACAATTAAAGAGCGGGTATACAGTAGAACAAATCAAATAAAGGTTTACATATTATCTCATTATTTTAAGCAAGGCACCTATTCTTTTGATAATTGGTGCCTTGCTTTATTTTATACAAACTTTTAAACATTTGTATATTGATTTTTTCTTTTTTATGCAAACTAAATAAAATAATAGTACAATTTTGGCAAAAGTTTGTTTATTTTGGCGATTTTATTTTTGGACAATGTGTGTTACTATTTAATCAGTTGATAATTTTACATTTTATCCATATAATCCCTCCAAAAAGGAATTATATACTTACTATATTTGTTGCAGTCTCTTTCAATTGTAAAATTATTATTGTAAAACGTCTTTATATCTAGATTTGATAAAAGGTTATATATTTGAGGGGAGGTGTAAATTTAGGACAAATAGTTATTGTACCATAATCATAAAAAAAGTTTTAATAAACATTCGTAGCAATTGAACAGTAACTGAACCACTATACAACAAACCAAAGGAGGAGTAAGTCATGATAAAACTAAAAAAAGTAATACCCGCTGCATATATGTTATTAATTACATCACAATTTCTACACCCTATACAATTACCAATACATACACAAAGCAATACAGTTTATTCCTTAAACGGAACGATTACTCCAGCAACTACACAGCAAAGCAGTACTACTGCTACCCCTAGTTTAACTTTGGCTTCAACAGCTACACCTGCAAATGCAACAATATTTACACCTGCATCTACTACCACACCTACATCAACACAGACACCCACACCAACACAGACACCCACTAATTCAATACCTGTTACGCAATCATCTTTCCCCACTGTTCAACCTACGAATACACCTGAAAACCATAATGTTATAATTGAGGGTTGGTTTAAAGGTAATAAAAACGAAGATCGTCAAGAATTTAAGATTGATGTATATGAAGGTTATAACCAAACCCCTATCTTTAAAAGCTATACCAACCCAAATGGCTATTTCAAGCTGGGATTCAACACAAATACAAAGTATATTTTAAAGGTTTATAAGCCAGACAGCAAATATCTACCAAGGGTTTATAAGTTAAGTCTGACCGGAAGCCTCAGGATTGGCTCACTGTCTACACCCGAAGTAATGTACTGGGGTGATTTGAATAATGATGAAGTAGTAAATATGGCCGATTTTGTATTGCAAACAGCTCATTTTAATCTCACTTCTTCCAATCCCCAGTTTAACCCGGATTCCGACATGAATTCCGACGGAGTTGTCAACACTGCAGATGTTATACAACTTGGCAAACTCTTCAACGTTTTACCTGAAAGTCTAGGTAAAAAAATCTATCTTGAAGGTGATGCCAAAACATGTTATGACCCAAGCGGTTGGTACAGCATTGAAGATACTGAATTAAACCTAAATGGCCATAAACTAAACGTATATGGCAGCCTTTCTTTTAGGTCAACAACCCTTGCAAATAGTGCAGGCAGTACACTGAATATAAACGGAGGCACTTTGGATATATCAGGTGATTTGAATTTCGGTCAACCAGGATACTATGATTCCCTAGTTATGAAAAAAGAAGAGGGAAGGCTGATAATAGGCAGGGGATTTATATTTGCTACTGCTATTGATCATGAAGGCATTCTAACTGCCGGAACGTTAGTGATTAAAGGCGATTACTTTAATGTTAATGACGAATCCAACAATAAGGCATTTTATGCATCAGGAAACCATAAAATATTGCTTTCAGGGCCAGGTAGAAAAGTAATAAAGCTAGCTTCCGATGATCCAAAAAGAAACCGCAGGGCAAATATTATACAGGTTCCACATAACTCCCAATTTGAAATATGGCCTTCCAATGCATACAACTGCATTGTATACCTATCAGGTGAATGAACAAAATCACGAAGTGATTTTAAAAGCTTGATGTTGTGGTGAGAAACTAAGACAACGCTAAAAATATAAACAATTGTCTTTAATAAATCAATCTGGTAAGTTTGGCATACCCATATGCCCAATATTACCAGATTGATTTTTTTATGCCTATGAAATTATGGTATATGCCATACCACAATTTCTCACGACAACTTCCAAGGATGAAAAACCGCTTTGCAATTTCATTATTTATTGATAACACATTTTCCTTATGCTATATTTAATAAGACAAATATCTATTACTGTTGTTTTCTGGTATATATTTTACAATTTTATGTACCATTCATTGAAATATAAGAAGCACATCGATATTATAAATAAATTGAATTATTATTTGTTTGTATAAAGGGGGGTATACTTTGAAGTTCTTATTAAAGATGGTTATATCTTTTGCTGTGATAATGATGGTCTTCGGATCGGTATTAGGATATTTTTTATACTCAAATTCGGTTAGGTTGGTTTCTCAAACCATAGGAATTCAGGCAAAAAATATAGCTCAGTCAGCTGCAAATACATTAAATATAAATGATATTGATAAAGTGATAACTCACACTAAGGCAATAAATGATCCTGCTCGGCAGTATTCTGCCATTTTAGATATGCCGGAATACAAGAGTCTCAGAACTCAGCTATACAGCTACAAGCAAACCTATGGAATAAAGTTTATTTACATTATGACAAGAAATAATCAAGGAAAAAATGTATATGTAATAGATGGTTTTCCTCTTAACTATACAGGAAATGATATCTCTATGCCGGGAGAAATTGAAAAGGTCCCATATAAATGCCTTGATCAGGCCTTCGATCAGCAAAAAATGTACGTAGGGGAGCTTACTTATGATAAACAGTGGGGAGCAAATGTTGCCACATATGTACCATTATTTAATAATTCAGGAAAGTTTATCGGTCTTCTGGCAGTAGATATTGATGCCTTTGAAGTGTACTATTTTATGCAAAAAAGCAAGAACGAAGTAGTACTTTTCTCATTTGGTGCCACATTCATTGCAATTGTAATAGCTTATTTAATGGCAAGGTTTTTGCTGAATCCACTAAAAACGCTTACAAGAACTGTAAAGAAAGTTCAGGAAGGCGATTTATCCGTAAGATCAAATATTTCTTCCAAGGATGAAATAGGAGATTTAAGCAACGCCTTTGACGACATGGTAAGTGTATTTTATGACAATAAGTTTTCAAT
The Pseudobacteroides sp. genome window above contains:
- a CDS encoding HAMP domain-containing sensor histidine kinase produces the protein MAKAKLKLFLGILLTLPVIYSFLFLPLTPNAWKTRAESITYFRVLSVWTIPYLFTATGIMIYSTYKEKRPRLKIQKKFTLTLVIPAVISSSLNYLLLRSFGILHAWKFNYPVLMVLFGFFLYFGVKYGVMGIKLTFYKQHLESSIKSISSGIEMLNHSLKNEVLKIAMSSSNIKSSTNGKNPDIEDINQNLEVIDSSVSYLKGMIKRIQSFSKEITLEESINNMSLILEDALNNSSNNINAKEITIIKNYRYEVVLKCDRFHIVEILSNIINNACEAMASAGEIVLTIEKSKNAFNIIISDNGTGIDSDTMSHIFEPYFTTKDKHLNFGLGLSYCYLVMSKHNGSLDIISGEGEGTTVILSLPSYRILEIKDQNTTKTRKSSCF
- a CDS encoding response regulator transcription factor yields the protein MLLQKYCEIVLDEYKKYKRDEQLKDLTNSEKEVFSYLEKGYSYSQIQETLYKSRNTVKTQIRSILSKMKVKTYKDAVKKVKTGGLKTG
- a CDS encoding response regulator transcription factor is translated as MSKIRVAIVEDDHSWINAMVSFLKKHEDIIVVGTAKSEAASLAKSLDIDVLLMDINLNGNKCDGIYAVTEIL
- a CDS encoding response regulator transcription factor, which encodes MITVLLVDDHKSILSGTKLLLEENEMEVTTCYTGIDALDILSRQSFDVCIYDLKMPDMDGLMLTKRTLEIHPDAVILIYSGEDIASNFNILIKTGVSGVIDKACSDKHFIAAIKMALEKMVVLPLELVKNLQVVSANNQQYVDDTRVESLTQQEVDVLFLASKGKTNKEIADELNLAQRSVEYHLSHIYKKLNVTSRVHAIRKAIELNIINN
- a CDS encoding signal peptidase II, whose protein sequence is MAIILILVIIDLLIKTIVYFNFMDTHIKFFGGWMGIVPTINREQSSMLYSETSIGIETTTVLINILILTALFFIYYRFVKTGYMNLHIKVIIAMFISGSICLLIDKVVLGGSLDYVFIKNWVFDLNDMYLYASLFYMIIYLLKSGNFPKKGNIRMHKKLPWNQ
- a CDS encoding TraB/GumN family protein; amino-acid sequence: MKKIGKLRLVLLSLAMVISMQINTFSAEQVQPEAKTLEQPSAWAAEGVRWSSVYGLVDKELLSKYQANITRLELYDVGVNLYEKITGKTVKPVQKSPYTDASSIEVLKACSIKILGGKGKLEPKKAATRMDVATVIYKTIKAAQPSFNFKTDIKLNHKDAAKISSTLLDMIKYVYSKDILKGKTNNMLGLNSPCTRQELMVVASRAYEFSIYESGKASKGAFWKVSDADSTVYLLGSIHIADSSTYPFSKDILNAFQTSDILVLEADMTKSTQNEEIQYMQQKMVYQDDNTLDKNIPEELYTRFVEMLKPHGIPEAIVKKYKPWSAALLVQNLTLAQSNMDASLGIDLFFTSKATNNKEIIEIEGIKFQADLLDSFSNELQIKFLSGVLGTEQETKEQVESVKGMLRAWKEGNMSDLEKFFESGNDSSKEIKEFNEKLFTSRNNNMTKKVKEYLADPSKKTYFVVVGAGHMIGETGIATQLKSGYTVEQIK
- a CDS encoding dockerin type I domain-containing protein, with product MIKLKKVIPAAYMLLITSQFLHPIQLPIHTQSNTVYSLNGTITPATTQQSSTTATPSLTLASTATPANATIFTPASTTTPTSTQTPTPTQTPTNSIPVTQSSFPTVQPTNTPENHNVIIEGWFKGNKNEDRQEFKIDVYEGYNQTPIFKSYTNPNGYFKLGFNTNTKYILKVYKPDSKYLPRVYKLSLTGSLRIGSLSTPEVMYWGDLNNDEVVNMADFVLQTAHFNLTSSNPQFNPDSDMNSDGVVNTADVIQLGKLFNVLPESLGKKIYLEGDAKTCYDPSGWYSIEDTELNLNGHKLNVYGSLSFRSTTLANSAGSTLNINGGTLDISGDLNFGQPGYYDSLVMKKEEGRLIIGRGFIFATAIDHEGILTAGTLVIKGDYFNVNDESNNKAFYASGNHKILLSGPGRKVIKLASDDPKRNRRANIIQVPHNSQFEIWPSNAYNCIVYLSGE